A region of Carettochelys insculpta isolate YL-2023 chromosome 9, ASM3395843v1, whole genome shotgun sequence DNA encodes the following proteins:
- the GNG5 gene encoding guanine nucleotide-binding protein G(I)/G(S)/G(O) subunit gamma-5, which translates to MSGSSSVVAMKKVVQQLRLEASVSRVKVSQAAADLKQFCLQNAQHDPLLTGVSSSTNPFRPQKVCSFL; encoded by the exons ATGTCGGGCTCCTCCAGCGTGGTGGCCATGAAGAAGGTGGTGCAGCAGCTGCGCCTGGAGGCCAGCGTGAGCCGCGTGAAG GTTTCTCAAGCAGCAGCAGACTTGAAGCAGTTCTGTCTGCAGAATGCACAACATGATCCCCTCCTGACAGGAGTGTCCTCAAGTACAAATCCATTCAGACCCCAGAAAGTCTGTTCATTTTTGTAA